A section of the Halopiger aswanensis genome encodes:
- a CDS encoding putative nucleotide-diphospho-sugar transferase has protein sequence MSDENDIGVLYIATGEQYIKEAEISVQSLKRHNDIPAAIRTDNLEEVNENLFEIILPARRTDGDFGDSIISIEDTPFQRTIFLDSDTYVCDNINGLIDALDRFDLLAAHNPGSRNSKKRGGYIADAPDTFPLYNTGVMSFKSNKKVKSLFNDWEKIYEKNKKEIKLNLNQPAFREALYKSDVAIGTIPSEYNLRVHDQGSVGFASDKVRIVHGRHPMGLDVIADHLNKKTGMRVYTSKKWPIEVIGRRPSYRFIVNSFIREEGNEGGLRERFERSVREKGLVKTLWEAFKWKSNSG, from the coding sequence ATGTCTGACGAAAACGATATTGGTGTTTTGTACATCGCAACGGGAGAGCAATACATCAAAGAAGCTGAAATATCCGTACAATCGCTTAAACGCCATAATGATATCCCTGCAGCAATTCGGACAGACAACTTAGAAGAAGTTAATGAAAATCTTTTTGAGATAATATTACCAGCAAGAAGGACTGATGGAGATTTCGGAGATTCGATTATATCAATTGAGGATACACCATTTCAAAGAACAATATTTCTTGATTCAGATACATATGTTTGCGATAACATTAATGGTTTAATCGATGCCTTAGACCGATTTGATCTACTCGCCGCACACAACCCAGGGAGTCGGAACTCAAAAAAGCGCGGTGGGTATATTGCAGATGCACCAGACACCTTCCCCCTATATAATACTGGTGTAATGTCATTTAAATCAAATAAGAAGGTTAAATCATTATTTAATGATTGGGAGAAAATATATGAGAAGAACAAAAAAGAAATAAAATTGAACCTAAACCAACCAGCGTTCAGGGAAGCCTTGTACAAGAGTGATGTCGCAATTGGGACGATCCCCTCAGAATATAATCTAAGAGTGCATGACCAAGGGTCAGTTGGATTTGCATCCGATAAAGTCCGGATTGTACACGGTAGGCATCCGATGGGACTAGACGTGATTGCCGATCATCTCAACAAAAAAACCGGTATGAGAGTATACACGTCGAAAAAATGGCCGATCGAAGTTATTGGACGTCGGCCATCCTACCGATTTATAGTCAATTCATTTATTAGAGAAGAGGGGAATGAAGGTGGACTGCGAGAACGATTTGAACGGTCTGTGAGAGAAAAAGGGCTAGTCAAGACTCTTTGGGAAGCCTTTAAGTGGAAGTCAAACTCGGGATGA